A single Mustelus asterias chromosome 4, sMusAst1.hap1.1, whole genome shotgun sequence DNA region contains:
- the amer1 gene encoding APC membrane recruitment protein 1 — METDSKEETAGTKALSAGRGELARGNQAQGAAVRAPSDCTDATDTEQSSGKLKKTAFKLFGGRKSICTLPSFFTIKNKGQVKGPSKKGIAKSKTHSGVSEVVLDINQKEGADNGWNGYTDSSSCNSAAARTLCGSKSEHSALDNNVNSDFYKGESPQPENSECFAPKQSTDKPSSVRRSKKGLRGLFSSIRRHKKNKAVDSAKGDPLDSNYAAADFAQTEQMTAGEEGVRADVKKGLVELNLKSSCKMNHSGTGDSIDKIGTVNSTSSSSESCAIKTENTLKNKSSDFETSGVEVRKVTPVEIKTLNGKTGAAILKMDSSFGSMPDIVKPNCIDHDPPSVHSFDHISLIFGDVTSLKSFDSLTGCGDITADHDDDSIAESTVSGERGRTAGKRSSCLVTYQGGGEEMATPDEVDDEYLEALWDKATGASTLYDSSQDIAEDGGECPRSPGDVEHSALHINLTDPCVLRGVTDSAINSSELVTPQSDHQESAPNSDEGYYDSTTPGHDEEGGDSISQSQNERLPRDSYSGDALYELVEQSDSLMNSPPSDKRSLETKSPLGTSFPSILNFSVPGDINVSCIPSKQSILLTSGQEKFDFIQEDELELAHLQQLTCWESGEKTALKKGLVFREKEMFFGDVRNTEFNNIDAEAVSIIAKSQQSGLCIEPLVSHSLGRSGKVKDDYMPDRADEQNWTDLQGSSCLKEANNKHIGSRQSVCGSYGLAKLHNKMSGMNYRQEYKSEKCDKWGQQMKDGENRGMKNVSDSTNVPGAADDSCSNITEKAEEKCEQAISYSQALVEFTANRKLYPNLSDSLGSSDSNSQFTQDIHALPAMVTFDVVDVENEGECDQQSEMVTDEEISESYEAFDDSYMEKDLYHHCDDRMFHMCTQNSFLGNCWGAASLPRHVSLYKLSPSLPAPLPLNRRSRSLDTDSLESELIDLYVSKGNAASKSAPQSPDVLQYEQDGKKGSASHWFGKRSGQAVYLETQETAHISNRLGQQLAQYKQEPLSSDKRNTASKSFCLSDTNSGTQHTGLGGDMSLHCKSNSFKLSAQNQSTPKRHLESVINNKIPHSPRKLVRPSHLPLQGDNCVLQAGTVSFSSRENTNGKQAHVSSSVNERQEDDFSKTAPTIQYSDSGSELNGKGCRAVGLSRALSPFSSNKAESLKYAMDPTGLYTTAKSNMFKGRSDLRAKLPVGWNKNTTMDV; from the coding sequence ATGGAAACTGACAGCAAGGAAGAGACAGCTGGAACAAAGGCTTTGTCTGCGGGCCGTGGGGAACTTGCCAGAGGGAACCAGGCCCAGGGAGCAGCTGTGCGAGCACCATCAGACTGTACTGACGCTACTGATACTGAACAGTCTTCTGGGAAGCTTAAGAAAACAGCATTCAAACTGTTTGGAGGAAGGAAGAGCATTTGCACACTACCTAGCTTTttcacaataaagaacaaaggacaagtcAAGGGACCCTCCAAAAAGGGAATTGCCAAAAGCAAAACTCACAGTGGCGTGAGTGAAGTGGTGTTGGACATCAACCAGAAAGAAGGTGCTGATAATGGATGGAATGGATATACTGATTCATCTAGTTGTAACTCTGCTGCAGCAAGAACCTTGTGTGGCTCTAAAAGTGAGCACTCAGCACTTGATAACAATGTAAACTCTGATTTCTATAAAGGTGAATCACCACAGCCAGAGAACTCCGAATGTTTTGCTCCGAAACAGAGCACGGACAAACCCTCGAGTGTGCGGAGGTCAAAGAAGGGACTGAGGGGCCTGTTTAGTAGTATCAGGCGTCACAAAAAGAACAAAGCTGTTGATTCTGCTAAAGGAGATCCCTTGGACAGCAACTATGCCGCTGCCGATTTTGCACAAACGGAACAAATGACAGCAGGAGAGGAGGGAGTGCGGGCTGATGTTAAAAAGGGCTTGGTGGAGCTAAACCTTAAGTCTTCATGTAAAATGAACCATTCAGGAACTGGTGATTCGATAGATAAAATTGGGACTGTGAATAGTACAAgttcttcatctgaatcgtgtgctattaaaacagaaaatacatTGAAAAATAAGAGCAGTgactttgagacatctggtgtGGAGGTAAGAAAAGTAACTCCTGTTGAAATTAAGACACTAAATGGGAAGACAGGCGCTGCTATTCTTAAAATGGACTCTAGTTTTGGTAGCATGCCAGATATTGTAAAACCTAATTGCATAGACCATGATCCTCCATCAGTGCATTCTTTTGATCACATCAGCTTGATTTTTGGTGACGTGACGTCACTGAAGAGCTTTGATTCCCTAACAGGCTGTGGTGACATTACTGCTGACCATGATGATGATAGCATTGCTGAAAGTACAGTGTCTGGCGAGAGGGGAAGAACAGCTGGGAAACGAAGCTCCTGTTTGGTCACTTACCAGGGCGGTGGGGAAGAAATGGCAACTCCGGATGAGGTGGATGATGAGTACCTTGAAGCATTGTGGGATAAAGCCACAGGAGCATCTACGCTGTACGACAGCAGTCAGGATATAGCAGAGGACGGGGGCGAGTGTCCGAGATCACCCGGAGATGTTGAGCACTCTGCCTTGCATATCAATCTGACAGATCCTTGTGTTCTGAGGGGGGTCACTGATAGTGCAATCAACAGCAGTGAACTGGTGACGCCTCAAAGTGACCACCAGGAATCAGCACCAAATAGTGACGAAGGTTATTACGACTCCACCACCCCAGGACATGATGAAGAAGGCGGAGATAGCATCAGCCAAAGCCAAAATGAACGGCTTCCAAGGGATAGCTATAGTGGGGATGCTTTGTATGAACTTGTTGAGCAGAGTGATAGCCTCATGAATTCCCCTCCAAGTGACAAGCGGTCCTTGGAAACAAAGTCACCTTTGGGAACCTCCTTTCCatcgattttaaatttctctgtgCCAGGGGATATAAATGTTTCTTGTATTCCGAGCAAACAAAGTATTTTGCTTACTTCAGGACAAGAGAAATTTGATTTTATTCAGGAAGATGAGCTGGAATTAGCCCACTTGCAGCAGCTGACCTGTTGGGAATCGGGTGAAAAGACAGCACTTAAAAAAGGCTTGGTCTTTCGAGAAAAGGAAATGTTCTTTGGAGATGTACGCAATACTGAATTTAATAACATTGATGCAGAAGCTGTCAGTATTATTGCCAAAAGCCAGCAATCTGGTTTGTGCATAGAGCCACTTGTTTCACATAGTCTGGGCAGAAGTGGGAAGGTGAAAGATGATTACATGCCAGACAGAGCTGATGAGCAGAATTGGACAGATCTGCAGGGATCTAGCTGTCTAAAAGAAGCCAATAATAAACACATTGGGAgccgacagagtgtgtgtggaagcTACGGCCTTGCAAAGCTTCACAATAAGATGTCGGGGATGAACTACAGGCAAGAATATAAAAGTGAAAAGTGTGATAAATGGGGACAACAAATGAAAGACGGTGAGAATCGAGGTATGAAAAATGTTTCGGATAGTACAAATGTCCCAGGAGCGGCTGATGATTCCTGCAGTAATATAACAGAAAAGGCGGAGGAGAAATGTGAACAAGCTATCAGTTACTCACAGGCTTTAGTTGAATTCACAGCTAATAGAAAGCTTTATCCCAATCTCTCTGATAGCCTTGGGAGTTCTGATTCGAATTCTCAGTTTACACAGGATATACATGCTCTTCCAGCGATGGTAACatttgatgttgttgatgttgagaATGAGGGGGAATGTGACCAGCAAAGCGAAATGGTCACTGATGAGGAAATCTCTGAATCTTATGAGGCCTTTGATGACAGTTACATGGAGAAAGATCTTTATCACCACTGTGATGATAGAATGTTTCATATGTGCACCCAGAATTCGTTCCTTGGCAATTGCTGGGGTGCTGCCAGTCTTCCACGCCATGTTAGCCTTTATAAATTAAGTCCGTCGTTGCCAGCTCCATTACCCCTTAACAGAAGGAGCAGGTCCCTTGACACTGACAGCTTGGAATCTGAACTCATTGATTTGTATGTGTCAAAGGGCAATGCAGCATCAAAGAGTGCCCCACAATCTCCTGATGTTCTTCAGTATGAACAGGATGGTAAGAAAGGATCTGCTTCCCATTGGTTTGGCAAAAGAAGTGGTCAAGCAGTTTATTTGGAAACCCAGGAGACCGCACACATTTCAAATCGCTTGGGGCAGCAACTAGCACAATATAAGCAAGAGCCTTTGTCTTCAGATAAAAGAAACACAGCATCCAAATCTTTCTGCCTTTCAGATACAAATTCAGGCACACAACACACTGGCCTGGGTGGAGATATGAGTTTACACTGTAAATCTAATTCTTTTAAACTGTCAGCTCAGAACCAGTCTACTCCTAAAAGGCATCTGGAATCTGTGATTAACAATAAGATTCCTCACAGTCCTAGAAAGTTAGTTAGACCGTCCCATCTACCATTGCAAGGTGACAATTGTGTGCTGCAGGCAGGGACTGTTTCTTTTAGTTCAAGAGAAAACACTAATGGCAAGCAGGCACATGTTTCATCTTCTGTAAATGAAAGACAGGAGGATGATTTTTCCAAAACTGCACCCACGATTCAGTATTCTGATTCTGGCTCTGAACTTAATGGTAAAGGATGCAGGGCTGTCGGGCTATCTCGGGCTTTATCTCCGTTTAGCTCAAATAAAGCAGAAAGTTTGAAATATGCCATGGATCCGACTGGACTTTACACAACTGCCAAGAGTAACATGTTTAAAGGGAGAAGTGACCTCCGAGCGAAACTCCCTGTTGGGTGGAATAAGAACACTACAATGGACGTGTAG